One window from the genome of Chroococcidiopsis sp. TS-821 encodes:
- the pssD gene encoding PssD/Cps14F family polysaccharide biosynthesis glycosyltransferase: MKVMLVCSTGGHFQAMQNLYPFWRNHQRIWVTFYSENTKTTLNAETVYWAWSPTNRNLVNLIRNVYLAWQILSQETPHLVISTGAGVAVPFLILAKLLGSQTVFIESITRVRQLSLSARLALPFLDTLYVHWPQLQARYPKAEMIGF, encoded by the coding sequence ATGAAAGTTATGCTCGTTTGCTCTACTGGAGGGCATTTTCAAGCAATGCAAAACTTATATCCTTTTTGGAGAAATCATCAGCGAATTTGGGTGACGTTCTATAGTGAGAATACCAAAACAACTTTAAATGCAGAAACAGTGTATTGGGCTTGGAGTCCGACAAATCGCAATCTAGTAAATTTGATACGTAACGTTTATTTAGCTTGGCAAATTCTTTCTCAGGAAACACCTCATTTAGTCATTTCTACTGGTGCAGGAGTAGCAGTACCTTTCTTAATTTTGGCCAAGTTGTTAGGGAGTCAAACAGTTTTTATCGAGTCTATTACACGAGTAAGGCAGTTAAGCTTATCTGCCAGATTAGCCTTACCATTTTTAGATACTTTATATGTACATTGGCCGCAATTGCAAGCACGGTATCCAAAAGCAGAAATGATAGGTTTTTAA
- a CDS encoding sugar transferase, giving the protein MVLEISSLSKDIHFSVLNKVPLIQLPVNLNLAYAIYLDKVFHYLLLQKSKYIILDCSQITFIDSSGVGLLIKFFQKAQHKNTNVVIWSINSHIQKVLLEAGINPIFFDNKSSAISLSERKQIKNPLIKVHLSVESRLKRAIDIIGALVGLGLVLVLFVPIAIAIKIDSPGPIFFSQTRCGLLGRRFRIWKFRSMVINAEDLKKQVENQVNGPFFKNKSDPRITRVGYFLRRTSLDEIPQFWNVLKGDMSLVGTRPPTCDEVEQYSLQMWQRLNVRPGITGQWQTNGRSQICDFNEVLKLDLDYQKRWSVFYDIKLILKTLLVVFREKSSAL; this is encoded by the coding sequence ATGGTTTTAGAAATATCTTCATTAAGTAAAGATATACATTTTTCAGTATTGAACAAAGTTCCTTTAATTCAGTTACCTGTTAACTTAAATTTAGCTTATGCCATATATTTAGACAAAGTTTTTCATTATCTTTTATTACAAAAGTCAAAATATATCATTCTTGACTGCAGTCAAATTACCTTTATTGACAGTAGTGGTGTAGGATTACTAATTAAATTTTTCCAGAAAGCTCAGCACAAAAATACTAATGTGGTGATTTGGAGTATTAATTCGCACATTCAGAAGGTATTACTAGAAGCTGGAATCAATCCAATTTTTTTTGATAACAAAAGTAGTGCTATTTCTTTGAGCGAGCGTAAACAGATAAAAAATCCGCTTATTAAAGTGCATTTATCAGTAGAGTCTAGGCTTAAAAGAGCGATAGATATCATAGGTGCATTAGTTGGCTTAGGATTAGTGTTAGTTCTGTTTGTACCTATTGCGATCGCAATCAAAATAGATAGTCCTGGTCCAATTTTTTTCAGTCAAACTCGCTGTGGTTTACTAGGAAGACGTTTTCGCATTTGGAAGTTTCGCTCAATGGTTATCAATGCTGAAGATTTGAAAAAGCAGGTTGAAAATCAAGTCAATGGTCCATTTTTTAAAAATAAAAGCGACCCTAGAATTACACGAGTTGGTTATTTTTTGAGGCGAACAAGCTTAGATGAAATTCCTCAGTTCTGGAATGTTCTTAAAGGAGATATGAGTTTGGTAGGAACTCGACCTCCTACTTGTGATGAAGTAGAGCAATACTCTTTACAAATGTGGCAGCGTCTTAATGTTAGACCAGGGATTACTGGTCAATGGCAAACCAATGGGCGCTCACAAATCTGTGACTTCAATGAGGTACTAAAGCTAGATCTAGACTATCAAAAAAGGTGGAGCGTTTTC
- a CDS encoding glycosyltransferase, giving the protein MILVTVGTEQFPFNRLMSWIQISIEYGFIAEEVIVQYGSCTTVPTGVKSYSLIPPEQFHRLIKQARIIIGHCGEGTIFLLSVTAKPYILVPRSQKFNEHIDDHQIELAEALSQFDVPIAWSPGDLVRFLALPRRVPATFISATNICKRLHDRFK; this is encoded by the coding sequence ATGATTCTTGTTACTGTTGGTACCGAGCAATTTCCTTTTAACCGCTTAATGTCATGGATTCAAATCTCGATCGAGTATGGTTTTATAGCTGAAGAAGTTATAGTTCAATATGGTAGTTGTACTACTGTGCCTACTGGAGTTAAGAGCTATTCCTTAATTCCACCAGAACAGTTTCATAGGCTTATCAAGCAAGCTCGTATAATTATAGGACATTGCGGAGAAGGTACAATTTTTCTTTTGTCTGTTACTGCTAAACCATACATTTTAGTACCTAGGAGCCAAAAGTTTAATGAACATATTGACGATCATCAGATTGAGTTAGCAGAAGCTCTTTCTCAATTTGATGTTCCAATTGCTTGGTCTCCAGGTGATTTAGTGAGATTTTTGGCTTTACCGCGAAGAGTTCCTGCAACATTCATTTCAGCTACTAATATTTGCAAGCGTCTACATGACCGCTTTAAATAA